A genomic region of Fodinisporobacter ferrooxydans contains the following coding sequences:
- a CDS encoding phosphosulfolactate synthase, producing MCQWLNRIDPQALTDEWKGASSPMTGPFAWQNIVLPPLADRTKSKPRKDGVTMVIDTGLGLQETRDLLNLAGNFIDIIKLGFGSAYLYPETILREKIALLKEHQIEICPGGTFLEIAVLQDVWKQWMERCAEIGFTCVEVSDGTIDLPRPLRNQLIRYAQKLDFQVFGEIGKKEDGSHLPVAEQLQQIEEDLAHGAKLVIIEGRESGKNVGMYEKDGSLRFADVEQLMKSGIDKTLVIWEAPLKSQQVQFIKYFGANVNIGNIAPTAVLSLECLRQGLRSDTIPKKVVKPQQMEEHPANLSISSLIL from the coding sequence ATGTGTCAATGGCTGAATCGCATCGACCCGCAAGCCCTAACGGATGAATGGAAAGGAGCTTCTTCCCCTATGACAGGCCCATTTGCATGGCAGAATATTGTATTGCCTCCTCTTGCCGATCGCACGAAAAGCAAGCCTAGAAAAGACGGTGTGACGATGGTGATCGATACCGGACTCGGGCTGCAAGAAACAAGAGATCTCCTGAACCTCGCAGGAAATTTTATCGATATCATAAAATTAGGATTCGGTTCCGCCTACTTGTATCCCGAAACGATTTTACGCGAAAAAATCGCGCTCTTGAAAGAGCATCAAATTGAGATCTGTCCAGGTGGTACATTTTTGGAAATTGCCGTCTTGCAAGATGTATGGAAACAATGGATGGAACGTTGTGCAGAAATCGGATTTACTTGCGTTGAAGTTTCTGATGGAACTATTGATTTGCCGAGACCCTTGCGCAACCAATTGATACGATACGCACAGAAACTTGATTTTCAGGTATTTGGCGAAATAGGGAAAAAAGAAGATGGTTCACATTTGCCTGTCGCTGAACAGCTTCAACAAATCGAAGAAGATTTGGCGCATGGAGCAAAACTTGTGATCATCGAAGGCCGTGAATCAGGCAAGAATGTCGGCATGTACGAAAAAGACGGAAGCCTGCGTTTTGCCGATGTGGAACAGTTGATGAAAAGCGGAATCGATAAAACTTTGGTCATTTGGGAAGCTCCATTAAAATCCCAACAAGTGCAGTTTATCAAATATTTTGGAGCAAACGTAAATATAGGAAATATAGCACCGACAGCCGTCCTTTCCCTGGAATGTTTACGGCAAGGCCTGCGCAGTGATACGATACCCAAAAAAGTAGTCAAGCCACAACAAATGGAAGAACATCCGGCAAATCTTAGCATTTCATCTCTTATTTTATAA
- a CDS encoding DUF441 domain-containing protein: MSGEMMLVILIVIGIIGRASVLATAASVLLVMKLSHLDRFFPTLERRGLELGLLCLMLVVLIPLLSDRVSTKEIINSFFTIPGVLGIVGGLLATYFNGQGLGLLRSSPQLMVSIVIGSILGIVFLKGIPVGPLMAAAITALFLKLVQMFL; encoded by the coding sequence ATGTCTGGAGAAATGATGCTTGTGATTTTGATTGTTATCGGGATAATTGGGCGGGCAAGTGTTCTCGCGACTGCAGCCAGTGTTTTACTGGTCATGAAATTGAGTCATTTGGATCGTTTTTTTCCGACGCTCGAGCGCAGAGGTCTGGAACTGGGGCTGCTATGCCTCATGCTGGTTGTTTTGATTCCTCTATTATCTGACCGGGTTTCAACAAAGGAAATTATCAATTCCTTTTTTACCATACCGGGAGTCTTGGGAATTGTCGGAGGTTTGCTGGCGACATATTTCAACGGGCAAGGGTTAGGTCTCTTGCGTTCTTCTCCCCAGTTGATGGTTTCCATAGTCATCGGATCGATTCTTGGCATCGTTTTTTTAAAAGGAATCCCTGTAGGCCCGTTGATGGCTGCCGCAATTACCGCTTTATTTTTAAAATTGGTACAAATGTTTTTATAA
- a CDS encoding adaptor protein MecA, with protein MRVERLADNKVKIFISYDDLEKRGIDREEMWQNGRKVQELFWDMMEYAYAEVGFEVAGPISIEAFTMPTEGIIVIVTQVPSLPLGQYEEEDGDDQEETFEVQVNMTSVVVVFFDFEDVIRAAAAIGDHADIKSTLYANDQKYYLYIHEDEMEEEWFESVWTILLEYGAHSNVTKAFLDDYGKVIVDGYPFLTILRYFS; from the coding sequence ATGCGCGTGGAGAGATTAGCGGATAACAAAGTCAAGATATTCATTAGTTATGACGACCTTGAAAAACGAGGCATTGATCGTGAAGAAATGTGGCAAAACGGACGCAAGGTGCAAGAACTTTTTTGGGATATGATGGAATATGCCTATGCAGAAGTAGGATTTGAAGTTGCCGGTCCCATTTCGATTGAAGCGTTTACCATGCCCACAGAAGGCATTATCGTCATTGTTACGCAAGTACCTTCTTTGCCGCTCGGGCAGTATGAGGAAGAGGATGGAGACGATCAGGAGGAGACATTTGAGGTACAAGTCAATATGACTTCTGTCGTTGTGGTTTTCTTCGATTTTGAAGATGTAATTCGCGCTGCAGCCGCAATTGGAGATCATGCCGATATAAAAAGTACACTTTACGCGAATGACCAAAAATATTATCTCTATATACATGAAGATGAAATGGAAGAGGAATGGTTTGAGTCTGTTTGGACCATTTTATTGGAATATGGTGCACATTCCAATGTTACCAAAGCTTTTCTCGATGACTATGGCAAAGTCATTGTGGACGGGTATCCGTTTTTGACCATATTGCGATATTTCTCATAA
- a CDS encoding substrate-binding domain-containing protein encodes MNVTIYDVAREAGVSMATVSRVLNGTAVVKEETKQKVKQAIERLGYRPNAVARGLASKRTKTIGVIVPDVSALYISEIVRGIEDIAVMYRYHIILVNSDAQLEREIDLIGTMWEKQVDGIVFMSKQVLPDHIETFIQAQIPVVLCATEDPERRIPSVNIDYTKAIFDGARYLIDHNANRLLYVGDPAAASISSQARVKGFKEAGKDSGISIDILELSDLTYETSYKEMDYFLDSHPVPNGIIAVSDEVGLAMMHALQDRGFKVPEDVQIIGYDNTRLALMSRPQLTTISQPLYDIGAVSMRLLTKFLQDEPVETYSVVLPHDMVIRHSTF; translated from the coding sequence ATGAATGTAACGATTTATGATGTAGCTCGGGAAGCCGGTGTTTCAATGGCTACCGTATCGCGCGTATTGAATGGGACGGCTGTTGTAAAAGAGGAAACCAAACAAAAAGTCAAACAAGCCATCGAACGTCTTGGATACAGACCGAATGCAGTGGCTCGCGGCCTTGCCAGCAAGCGGACAAAGACGATTGGTGTGATCGTTCCGGATGTATCTGCATTGTATATCTCGGAAATTGTTCGCGGTATTGAAGATATTGCAGTTATGTACCGCTATCATATCATATTGGTGAATTCGGACGCACAATTGGAACGAGAAATTGATTTGATAGGAACGATGTGGGAAAAACAGGTGGATGGTATTGTGTTTATGTCCAAACAAGTTTTGCCGGACCACATTGAAACATTTATACAAGCGCAGATTCCTGTTGTTTTATGTGCCACTGAGGATCCGGAGCGCAGGATCCCATCTGTCAACATCGATTATACCAAAGCTATATTTGACGGCGCTCGTTATCTCATCGATCATAACGCGAATCGATTGTTGTATGTCGGCGATCCGGCTGCTGCTTCCATCAGCAGTCAAGCACGGGTAAAAGGATTTAAAGAGGCTGGAAAAGACAGCGGTATTTCGATTGACATTCTCGAATTGTCCGACCTGACATACGAAACCAGTTATAAAGAAATGGACTATTTCCTGGACAGCCACCCGGTTCCCAACGGAATTATTGCGGTCAGCGACGAAGTTGGGCTTGCGATGATGCATGCGTTGCAAGATCGAGGGTTTAAAGTGCCGGAAGATGTGCAAATCATTGGCTACGATAATACACGGCTCGCGTTGATGTCACGCCCGCAGTTGACGACGATCTCGCAGCCATTGTATGATATTGGAGCTGTTTCCATGCGCTTGTTGACCAAGTTTTTGCAAGACGAGCCGGTTGAGACGTATAGTGTAGTATTGCCACATGACATGGTCATACGGCATTCCACGTTTTAA
- a CDS encoding ATP-dependent helicase, which produces MKRPVSFVFDENGSRMINWGADMTDEQFFSVLAQSGVCLNKEQMTAVRTVYGPVSVFAGPGSGKTTVLVCRLAYMHLVCGISLKNCLVMTFTKAAAQEMKERLLGFPGMFERDVARMTIGTFHSVFYRFLLRGKQELPDIMTAQEQNQCIREAVRTVADDTTDEQIKLILTQIGLCKSYYILPQTLQVKKTENIKFKKMYAMYEALRLKANKMDYDDVLLYTLEWLRQDHTSRAFLSGQYPFLVVDEFQDTNFVQYKLLQMLAQEQNIFVVGDDDQAIYGFRGADVKFLLNFQSDFPNTTQIILGTNYRSTDSLIGHTSNLIGKNQIRQYKQLQGIGRNGGKLKLIRPASMKEEAQTIVDAIKKRINQGADAHQCAVLYRTHVQARSIVDVCIKENLPFFLHDDGNFYDIWYVRNVLQYLQAAANPNDIESLFDILNRPKRYVYGAHIRTELLRLCGQSKRHAVDVLPQIRPLEPYQIRKLEDLRSDIYTLQKLPPKAAIRYVLQSIGYFRYIEDYTGQVGQDSTEIASELEELMEMAEPFQTLQEFLVHITDARKTIAESVRNRTVGVQFMTFHRAKGLEFEDVYIVGAVEGMTPHPKAFQHSNGNTSDGNIHGRKIGKINDKEQEKYQQALEEERRLFYVACTRAKKHLYVSVPKQYLGKKSAPSMFVQELAEDEREARTVSNTS; this is translated from the coding sequence ATGAAACGTCCGGTTTCTTTTGTTTTTGATGAAAATGGTTCACGGATGATCAATTGGGGAGCAGATATGACAGACGAACAATTTTTTTCTGTTTTGGCGCAATCGGGAGTTTGTTTGAATAAAGAACAAATGACGGCTGTTCGCACGGTGTATGGGCCCGTTTCTGTTTTTGCAGGGCCGGGGAGCGGCAAAACCACCGTACTGGTCTGTCGCCTCGCATACATGCATCTGGTTTGCGGGATTTCGTTGAAGAATTGCCTTGTGATGACATTTACCAAGGCGGCGGCACAGGAAATGAAAGAGCGGTTATTGGGTTTCCCGGGCATGTTCGAACGGGATGTAGCACGGATGACAATCGGGACATTTCATTCGGTATTTTATCGCTTCTTGCTGCGCGGCAAGCAAGAATTGCCGGATATTATGACAGCGCAGGAGCAGAATCAATGCATTCGGGAAGCCGTCCGTACGGTTGCGGATGATACAACAGATGAGCAAATCAAGCTGATCTTAACGCAAATTGGTTTGTGTAAAAGTTATTATATTCTACCGCAAACATTGCAAGTGAAGAAAACGGAAAATATAAAGTTTAAAAAAATGTACGCCATGTATGAAGCGCTGCGATTGAAAGCAAACAAGATGGATTATGATGATGTATTGCTTTATACGTTGGAGTGGTTGAGACAGGATCATACGTCCCGGGCTTTCTTATCCGGACAATATCCGTTTCTTGTCGTCGATGAATTTCAGGACACCAATTTTGTTCAATATAAACTTTTGCAAATGCTGGCGCAAGAACAAAATATTTTCGTGGTTGGCGATGATGATCAAGCGATTTACGGCTTTCGCGGCGCAGATGTCAAATTTCTGCTGAACTTTCAGTCTGATTTCCCGAACACAACGCAAATCATTTTGGGTACCAATTACCGTTCGACTGATTCCTTGATCGGGCATACATCCAATCTGATTGGAAAAAATCAAATCCGCCAATATAAACAATTGCAAGGAATCGGACGAAATGGCGGAAAGCTGAAACTGATCCGGCCGGCTTCCATGAAGGAAGAAGCGCAAACAATTGTCGATGCGATAAAAAAACGTATAAATCAAGGGGCGGATGCGCATCAATGTGCGGTATTGTATCGCACACATGTCCAGGCGAGAAGTATCGTGGATGTTTGCATAAAAGAAAATCTGCCGTTTTTTCTGCATGATGACGGGAACTTCTATGATATTTGGTATGTGCGCAATGTCTTGCAATACTTGCAGGCAGCGGCAAATCCAAATGACATCGAAAGCTTGTTCGATATTCTGAATCGCCCCAAACGCTACGTATACGGGGCGCATATCCGTACAGAGCTGCTCCGCTTATGCGGGCAATCGAAACGTCACGCAGTTGATGTTTTGCCGCAAATTCGTCCACTCGAGCCGTATCAGATTCGTAAACTGGAGGACTTGCGGTCAGATATTTATACATTGCAAAAATTGCCGCCCAAAGCGGCGATTCGCTATGTGCTGCAATCGATCGGCTATTTCAGGTACATCGAAGATTATACGGGCCAAGTCGGCCAGGACAGTACGGAAATTGCATCCGAGTTGGAAGAATTAATGGAAATGGCAGAACCATTTCAAACGCTTCAGGAGTTTCTTGTACATATTACAGATGCACGCAAAACAATTGCGGAATCTGTTCGCAATCGAACAGTTGGTGTGCAATTTATGACGTTTCACCGTGCGAAAGGTTTGGAATTCGAAGATGTATATATTGTTGGCGCAGTGGAGGGCATGACTCCGCATCCTAAGGCCTTTCAACACAGTAATGGAAACACATCGGACGGGAACATTCACGGACGTAAGATAGGGAAAATCAATGACAAAGAACAAGAAAAATACCAACAGGCATTAGAAGAAGAGCGCCGTTTGTTTTACGTAGCTTGCACACGTGCAAAAAAACATTTATACGTGAGTGTTCCGAAGCAGTATCTAGGCAAAAAATCTGCGCCTTCCATGTTTGTTCAGGAATTGGCTGAAGATGAAAGGGAAGCCCGAACAGTTTCAAACACTTCATAA
- a CDS encoding metallophosphoesterase gives MSIYAIGDLHLSFAADKPMDVFGKQWSNHPERIAKAWKQQIKEHDIVLLPGDISWAMNYEEAAPDLQFIADLPGHKIMIKGNHDYWWSTIKKVREHLPASIFAIQNDAIAVGDYVVAGTRGWNTPSMKGFTLEDHKLYSRELGRLRLSLEQAKQAKLPILCMLHYPPTDETFARTEVIDLLEEFEVIYCVYGHLHGEAVFHAMPKNLYKVPCELVSADAISFAPKCILK, from the coding sequence ATGTCTATTTACGCGATTGGAGATTTGCATTTATCATTTGCTGCCGATAAGCCGATGGATGTGTTCGGGAAACAATGGTCCAATCACCCCGAACGCATTGCAAAGGCCTGGAAACAACAAATAAAAGAGCATGACATAGTGCTGCTGCCCGGAGATATCTCTTGGGCGATGAACTATGAAGAAGCAGCGCCGGATCTGCAATTTATCGCAGACTTGCCGGGACATAAAATCATGATTAAAGGCAATCACGATTATTGGTGGTCAACGATCAAAAAAGTCCGCGAACATCTTCCGGCATCGATTTTCGCCATCCAAAACGATGCCATTGCTGTCGGCGACTATGTAGTTGCCGGTACAAGAGGTTGGAATACTCCTTCCATGAAAGGTTTCACCTTGGAAGACCACAAACTATATAGTCGTGAATTGGGGCGCCTGCGTCTTTCCCTTGAACAGGCGAAACAGGCGAAACTTCCGATCCTTTGCATGCTTCATTATCCGCCGACGGACGAGACATTTGCCCGAACAGAAGTTATCGATTTATTAGAAGAGTTCGAAGTCATTTATTGTGTCTATGGACATTTGCATGGTGAAGCTGTTTTCCATGCGATGCCGAAAAATCTGTATAAAGTTCCTTGCGAACTTGTTTCGGCTGATGCGATTTCATTTGCGCCAAAATGTATTTTGAAATAG
- the folE gene encoding GTP cyclohydrolase I FolE, which translates to MEVDHSKIREAVRMILEAVGEDPEREGLQDTPARVARMYEEVFAGLHKDPSEQLNAIFNEDHDELVIVRDIPFYSMCEHHLIPFFGYAHVAYLPNNGKVTGLSKLARLVETVARRPQLQERITSTIADTVAEKLQASGVAVLVEAEHLCMAMRGVNKPGSKTVTTAFRGLYREDKEARSEVLSLLRN; encoded by the coding sequence ATGGAAGTTGACCATTCGAAAATACGAGAAGCTGTAAGGATGATCCTGGAAGCGGTAGGAGAAGATCCGGAACGTGAGGGCTTGCAAGATACGCCTGCGCGCGTTGCCAGAATGTATGAGGAAGTATTTGCAGGATTACATAAAGACCCTTCTGAACAATTAAATGCGATTTTTAACGAAGATCATGATGAGTTGGTGATCGTTCGGGATATTCCTTTCTATAGCATGTGCGAGCATCATTTGATTCCATTTTTCGGATATGCCCACGTAGCCTATCTGCCCAATAACGGAAAGGTAACCGGTTTGAGCAAACTGGCGCGCTTGGTCGAGACAGTAGCAAGACGGCCACAGTTACAAGAACGAATTACCAGTACGATTGCCGATACGGTGGCAGAAAAACTGCAGGCATCAGGTGTCGCGGTGCTTGTGGAAGCGGAGCATTTATGCATGGCGATGCGAGGTGTCAATAAACCAGGCAGCAAGACTGTTACGACGGCTTTTCGGGGTCTGTACCGCGAAGATAAAGAAGCGCGCAGTGAAGTATTGTCTTTATTGCGCAACTAA
- a CDS encoding transglycosylase domain-containing protein, which translates to MWKHFIRAILVIVLLVGIVVVLVGGAIAIPKFDKSKLEFHSQPSTILDKNGNVAIKIDTGASDYVTFDQISSNMKHAIVATEDNRFYDHGGIDIRGIARALLVDIWHGGAAEGGSTITQQLAKMVYLNQSKTISRKIHEAILAAQIEHNFSKDEILEKYLNVVYLGDGQTGVQDAAKDYFGVSAKDLTLDQAAVLAGLPKAPSYYDPFVNPKAALDRRNTVLDLMYKYGYITDQQRQQAEAQPLGLRKKTGQGNNNATTNYGYYLDYILEEAKADGIDPQQILRGGVTVYTNMDQAMQASAEKAYQNNANFPKSASDQLIQSGAVFVDPKSGGILAIVGARGAFHQEGFDYATMSRRSPGSAIKPLVDYGPAIDLGLLSPNDMLVDKPMTFGNGYRPHDWDNWTVHKPGMVTVREALRESWNVPAVWTMDHILGGPEKGIAFAKRLGLTFDPSDDNLSVAIGGMKYGVSPLQMAQAYSPFDNSGILNKAHAIEKVVNSTGDVLYQFQPNPTRVMKSSTAAVMTDLMTTVVKSGTGVRAQIPGVPVAGKTGTSEYNYNGDRDAWFVGYTPQVVGAIWMGYPNTDAKHYMTGESGYPAGIFSTILAPVIKGQNQGQFPAAPQEQPVQQPPAAANQTLQLQGQWDPQSNSVTLTWNRLEQSGVQYSVFRKGTTQAIGTINAPMFIDRNPPLNQDVVYIVVATIGNKNIQSNTVDVKTDQPAAQNPSSQQPAGNLPGNSNGNTPAGDQQSQPGGSSLQPGGSSEPPQQNSTGNTNVGNTGTGNTNTNLPKSGDTGSQGAVLPPSGNLQTPPATNTEGKKKP; encoded by the coding sequence GTGTGGAAACATTTTATACGGGCTATATTGGTTATCGTTTTACTCGTGGGCATTGTTGTTGTTCTTGTCGGTGGTGCCATTGCAATTCCGAAATTTGACAAATCAAAACTGGAGTTTCACTCCCAACCGTCTACGATCCTTGATAAGAACGGCAATGTGGCAATCAAGATCGATACGGGAGCGAGTGATTATGTAACGTTTGATCAAATTTCCAGCAACATGAAGCATGCAATTGTTGCAACAGAAGACAATCGATTTTACGATCATGGCGGAATTGATATTCGCGGGATTGCACGTGCTTTATTGGTTGATATATGGCATGGAGGAGCTGCAGAAGGAGGCAGCACCATTACACAGCAATTGGCAAAAATGGTCTATCTCAATCAATCGAAAACCATTTCCAGAAAAATTCATGAAGCAATCCTTGCCGCACAAATCGAACACAATTTTTCAAAAGATGAGATTTTGGAGAAATATCTAAATGTCGTATATCTCGGGGATGGACAGACAGGTGTCCAAGATGCCGCGAAAGATTATTTTGGCGTATCGGCAAAAGATTTGACCCTTGATCAGGCGGCTGTATTGGCAGGATTGCCGAAAGCTCCTTCCTACTATGATCCTTTTGTCAATCCGAAAGCTGCTTTGGACCGCCGAAATACGGTTTTGGATTTGATGTATAAATACGGATATATTACGGATCAACAGCGGCAGCAGGCAGAAGCACAACCATTGGGATTAAGAAAAAAAACAGGTCAAGGAAACAACAATGCAACGACCAATTATGGGTATTACCTCGATTATATTTTGGAAGAAGCGAAAGCGGATGGAATCGATCCGCAGCAGATTTTACGGGGCGGTGTCACCGTCTATACGAATATGGATCAAGCGATGCAAGCGTCTGCCGAAAAAGCATATCAAAATAATGCAAATTTCCCGAAAAGCGCAAGTGACCAATTGATACAAAGCGGCGCTGTCTTCGTGGATCCGAAGTCCGGCGGCATCTTGGCAATCGTCGGCGCTCGTGGCGCATTTCATCAGGAGGGGTTTGATTATGCTACGATGTCAAGGCGATCTCCAGGCTCTGCCATCAAACCGTTAGTCGATTATGGTCCGGCCATTGATTTGGGTTTGCTTAGTCCAAACGACATGCTCGTCGATAAGCCAATGACGTTTGGCAACGGGTATCGACCGCATGATTGGGACAATTGGACGGTTCATAAACCAGGTATGGTGACCGTTCGTGAAGCTCTGCGAGAATCATGGAACGTTCCGGCGGTATGGACAATGGATCATATATTGGGAGGGCCGGAAAAAGGGATTGCATTTGCGAAGCGGTTGGGACTCACATTTGATCCCAGTGACGACAATTTAAGTGTAGCCATTGGCGGTATGAAATACGGCGTCTCGCCTTTGCAGATGGCCCAGGCATACAGTCCGTTTGATAACAGCGGAATTTTGAACAAGGCACATGCCATTGAAAAAGTTGTGAATAGTACAGGGGATGTATTGTATCAATTTCAACCAAATCCCACGCGGGTGATGAAGTCAAGTACAGCCGCCGTTATGACTGACTTGATGACGACAGTTGTAAAATCGGGGACAGGCGTTCGCGCGCAGATTCCGGGAGTTCCGGTAGCAGGTAAAACAGGTACGTCCGAATATAACTATAACGGTGACCGCGATGCATGGTTTGTAGGGTATACGCCGCAAGTGGTCGGCGCCATTTGGATGGGATACCCAAATACCGATGCGAAGCACTACATGACAGGCGAGAGCGGATATCCGGCAGGAATTTTCTCTACGATCTTGGCGCCTGTCATAAAAGGACAAAATCAAGGGCAGTTTCCGGCTGCACCACAAGAGCAGCCTGTACAGCAACCGCCTGCAGCTGCCAATCAAACATTGCAGCTGCAAGGACAGTGGGATCCGCAAAGCAATTCTGTCACGCTGACATGGAATCGGCTGGAGCAAAGCGGCGTGCAATATTCTGTGTTCCGAAAAGGCACGACGCAAGCGATTGGCACGATCAATGCGCCAATGTTCATTGATCGCAATCCGCCGCTGAACCAAGATGTAGTGTATATTGTCGTCGCGACCATTGGCAATAAAAATATACAATCCAATACGGTTGACGTCAAAACAGATCAACCCGCGGCACAGAATCCATCATCCCAACAGCCGGCCGGGAACCTTCCAGGAAATTCGAACGGCAATACTCCTGCAGGGGATCAGCAAAGCCAGCCAGGCGGAAGCTCCTTGCAGCCGGGAGGTTCTTCTGAACCGCCGCAACAAAATAGTACGGGCAATACGAATGTGGGCAATACAGGCACAGGAAATACAAATACGAATCTTCCGAAGAGCGGAGATACTGGTTCACAAGGTGCGGTACTGCCGCCTTCAGGGAATCTGCAGACGCCGCCGGCAACAAATACAGAGGGAAAAAAGAAACCCTGA
- a CDS encoding class I SAM-dependent methyltransferase, whose amino-acid sequence MNYHDTLAKLGIGVAHPGGFQTTRQWIQHVNWPLIKEVVEIGCGTGRTACHLASVYDLRVTGFDSRPLMIEKAKRRAKNTSIKKQIEFFVADAHALPVPNRSVDLVYMESVSVFMDVELLFSEIYRMLRPGGKIIDVEMTRLFHIPDVLLTEIQEFYEAKQVPTIGEWKRQLQKAGFQNVRSLMMAGVAPGEESAFGNADDWDQNQMITILPHEMNDIQRVLQKNADLLEKTGPYLAYTVLTAESSL is encoded by the coding sequence ATGAATTATCACGATACATTGGCCAAATTGGGTATAGGTGTTGCACATCCCGGAGGCTTTCAAACGACACGGCAGTGGATTCAACATGTAAATTGGCCTTTGATAAAAGAAGTGGTGGAAATCGGATGCGGAACAGGGCGAACTGCATGTCATTTGGCAAGTGTATATGATTTGCGCGTGACGGGTTTCGATTCTCGTCCATTAATGATTGAGAAAGCAAAACGGCGGGCGAAAAACACTTCCATAAAAAAACAGATCGAGTTTTTCGTTGCGGATGCACATGCACTGCCAGTGCCAAACCGTTCGGTCGATTTGGTATATATGGAATCCGTTTCTGTCTTTATGGATGTGGAGCTTTTATTTTCTGAAATATATCGGATGTTGCGACCGGGCGGCAAAATCATCGATGTGGAAATGACACGGCTATTTCATATCCCGGATGTGTTGTTGACAGAAATTCAGGAATTTTATGAGGCAAAACAGGTCCCTACCATAGGAGAATGGAAACGCCAATTGCAAAAAGCAGGTTTTCAGAATGTCCGCAGTCTGATGATGGCAGGTGTTGCACCGGGGGAAGAGAGTGCATTTGGAAATGCGGATGATTGGGATCAAAACCAAATGATTACGATCCTACCACATGAAATGAACGACATTCAACGAGTGTTACAAAAAAACGCAGATTTGTTGGAAAAAACGGGGCCCTATTTGGCTTATACAGTTTTAACGGCTGAATCATCGTTATAG
- a CDS encoding C40 family peptidase yields the protein MKRKKRLPVTVCCLFLATLPTSQTQMSLGSTTIHGSDPNKRMLVRPMKKLLLQKWNPSSNATSNSNRRMNLMEEHAYDLAVRSNLEKIVWKQNPQNPAPSVEPQKHVSSRSEGMLAAIQLGQPESASPSSAAGNESQSQSQSQSQSQSQSQSQSQSQSQSQSQSQSQSQSYIGNDNEKHLQGTAVQLQIKGIAQRLLGSRYQWGGTTPGTGFDCSGFTQYVFQRVGIQLPRTTFEQYQIGRSVQARDLEVGDLVFFTTYASGASHVGIYIGQGTFIHSLNANTGVVLSRLDDPYYAKRLFGIRRMSTHTVNGS from the coding sequence ATGAAAAGGAAAAAAAGACTGCCCGTCACCGTATGCTGCCTATTCCTTGCAACGCTTCCTACCTCCCAGACACAAATGAGTCTTGGCAGCACGACGATCCATGGAAGCGATCCGAATAAACGGATGCTGGTTCGCCCTATGAAAAAGCTATTGCTGCAAAAATGGAATCCATCATCGAATGCAACATCAAATTCGAATCGAAGAATGAATCTGATGGAAGAACATGCGTATGATCTTGCCGTCCGTTCGAATCTTGAAAAGATTGTATGGAAACAGAACCCACAGAACCCGGCGCCTTCTGTCGAACCGCAGAAACATGTAAGTTCCCGCTCGGAAGGAATGCTTGCCGCAATACAGTTGGGTCAACCGGAATCTGCCAGTCCGTCATCTGCGGCGGGCAATGAATCACAATCACAATCACAATCACAATCACAATCACAATCACAATCACAATCACAATCACAATCACAATCACAATCACAATCACAATCACAATCACAATCACAATCGTACATTGGGAATGACAATGAGAAACATTTGCAGGGAACGGCCGTCCAATTGCAGATCAAAGGCATCGCACAACGCCTGTTAGGTTCAAGGTACCAATGGGGCGGAACAACTCCAGGTACAGGTTTTGATTGTTCCGGTTTTACCCAATATGTGTTCCAGCGTGTCGGCATTCAACTGCCACGAACGACATTTGAACAATATCAGATAGGCAGAAGCGTACAAGCGCGGGACCTGGAAGTGGGCGACCTGGTCTTTTTTACGACATATGCAAGCGGAGCCAGCCATGTTGGGATCTATATCGGACAAGGAACATTTATTCACAGTCTAAACGCCAATACGGGTGTTGTACTTTCCCGGCTAGACGATCCATATTACGCAAAACGGCTGTTTGGGATACGAAGAATGAGCACGCACACCGTTAACGGATCATGA